The Yamadazyma tenuis chromosome 2, complete sequence sequence TAACCACATTTAAAGGTATGTTTAAACACCATAAATAAATAAGATTCTTGCTGAACATAGATGTTGAGCTTGCTGCATATTATCCCTGGTCACCTGAATCGACCCGCTAAGGCCAGATAATGCATGAAATGATTGTATTCAACCAGGTCTAAATTCATCACTTGTTCACCCCAAATAtaccaattccaacaacacaatATCTAGCGAAGGATACCTGGACAACAATAatatcaagttcaatattTGTTCCGATTACCAGAGTACATTGACATCAGAATTTCATATTCGATGAATATTTTCCTGACTAGCcaaatcaagttgaatctTAAATCTCTTCCAACTGAAATACTAACATTCCATTTAGATGTCTAAATCCAAGAACCATACCGCCCACAACCAAAGTAAGAAGGCTCACAGAAACGGTATCAAGAAGCCAAAGACCAACAGATACCCATCTTTGAAGGGTGTTGACGCCAAGTTCCGTAGAAACCACAGATACGCTTTACACGGAACTGCTAAGACTTTGGCTAAGGCTCGTGCTGAAAAATCCGCTTAAATTTAATGGAGTTTACTTGTACAATGTCATATAATTTATGTTAATATTTAGATTTACGGGTTTTTTACGTTCGAATAAAACTTTCACATCATCCTTGGACTGTGTACTTCGAGCATACATTGTTCTAACTGTAGAGTATTGTAGATATTAATTGTGAGATCTAATTGATAGCGAGTGTTCTTCTATTAATGTCCAAATCTATCTCAGCGCTTCACCTCAAAAACTCTGACTCGCTTTGAGACTGCGAAACAACCAGAGCTTTAAATATATAAAAGGCATTTTCAAAAGCACCAATCCTTAACGGATCAAACTGTACACGAAAGACAATCACCATGTCGGCATTCGGCGGCAAATCCTTTGTACCGAATAATGGGTCGATGGTGAACCAGAAACCGTTTGGATTTACTGATAATCGTGACAAGCGAAGGGAGAATACCCAAGGTAATAATAACAGTGGGAACCGTCCCACCAGGCAAAAGAATACTAAGAAGACTAATCAGAACCAGAAGGATAAACAAAGTCAAGGTGCCAACGGACATCGTCCTAATAGAAGAAAACAGAACGATTCGATTAAAGACAATAATAATCACGAATCTGAATACGAGGACGTGCTACCAGAAGCTAAAGTAATACCGAGAATGAACATGAAGCTTCAAAACTACACCGAGGATGAGGTCAGAGAGACCGGTTCATTGGTGCCGAATGCAGATGCATTAGGATTTCCACCCAAGACCATTGTACCTCGTGAATTGCCCAAATATCTTCAGACTCAGACAAGAATTATTGAACcccttttcttccaacaagatCCATGGGATAAAAACAACCAGGAGATCATGAAGCAAATGGAAGCCAACAATAAGGGCTCTGATTTCCAAGGATTGTACgaagaattccaaaaaaTGAGAGAGACAGagaggaagaaaatggaGGATTTGGGGTTAGTTGATGCTGAAAATATCCGGAAGGATCTTAACGATGCTATTGTATTCCAGGGGACGTGTTTGGATATGTGTCCAACTTTTGAAAGAGTTAGAAGGCAGTTGGAAAATAACGTGAAAAGATTAGAAAAGGATCCGGCCACAGACAAGATATCAACCGACAAGGCCGTCAAGGCTTTTTCACGTCCTGCTGCTGGTCAACCGCCTCCTTTGCCATCTGAAGTTCGTCCTCCTTTTgtattgatgaaaacaCTTGATTATTTGATAACTAATATTGTTCCCAAACTACCTGATGCTCATTCTTTTGTGTGGGACAGGACCAGATCAATTAGACAAGACTTCACTTATCAAAACTATTATGGACCAGAGGCAATCGACTGTAATGAACGAATCGTCAGAATTCACTTGATTTCTTTACATATCATGGCAGGGAATGAAGTAGAATATTcacaacaacaagaactaGAACAATTTAACAAGGCATTACAAACATTGATGGAGATATACCAGGATGTTAGAAATAGAGGGGGACTTTGTCCAAATGAACCAGAATTCCGGGCTTACTATTTATTGAGTCACTTGAGAGAAAGTGAAGTTGAACGGGAGATTCAAAACCTACCTGATTACATATTATACAATGATTTGGTGCAACTTGCTATCAAATTTAGATCGTTATCTTCACAAAATAACATAGTTGAGAGAGGATTCAAAAATGGCGTTGGAAGTTTGAATTTATTTGTGGAATTCTTCAGGTTAGTGTACAAGGAAACCACTCCATTCTTAATGGCTTGTTTGCTTGAAACACAATTTAACGAAATCAGATTTTATGCGTTAAAGTCTATGACAAGAGGTTACCATACAAAAGGTAAAGCTTACGACGGAGACACATTGAGGGCGATGTTGGGGTTCGACACAGTGGAACAGATGATAAAATTTATCGAATACTATGATATTGATGTTATAAATGACCATGATGTTATACTAATtgacttggtcaataaAGAAAAACTAGAAAAAAAATACAAAATAAATTCGTTGAGTGAAAAGCCCAAGCTTTCACAAGCATTTTCAAAACAGATTGATAAAAAGATCAATAGAAATCTAGCAGAATTCATTAACTGTGGAAAGTCTAATGAAaatttggacttgaagtatACTAAAACGGCGAATATCTTACCTTCAAATAAAAAGATATtttcaaaaccaagaaCTAACAGTGAGGATGTTAAAGCCGGATCATTTGCCGATTTTATGAATAAACCATCCAatggtggatttggagCTCAGCTGCCTGCAATATCAGGGTTCGCTAGCTCGGCCAGCgtttttgaagagaagcaACCTGCTGCAATTCACGTCACGATGCCTACTAACAATTACCAGGGACAACCTCCATCATTTGGAGG is a genomic window containing:
- the SAC3 gene encoding actin cytoskeleton and mitosis protein (EggNog:ENOG503NY7Y; COG:D,U), which gives rise to MSAFGGKSFVPNNGSMVNQKPFGFTDNRDKRRENTQGNNNSGNRPTRQKNTKKTNQNQKDKQSQGANGHRPNRRKQNDSIKDNNNHESEYEDVLPEAKVIPRMNMKLQNYTEDEVRETGSLVPNADALGFPPKTIVPRELPKYLQTQTRIIEPLFFQQDPWDKNNQEIMKQMEANNKGSDFQGLYEEFQKMRETERKKMEDLGLVDAENIRKDLNDAIVFQGTCLDMCPTFERVRRQLENNVKRLEKDPATDKISTDKAVKAFSRPAAGQPPPLPSEVRPPFVLMKTLDYLITNIVPKLPDAHSFVWDRTRSIRQDFTYQNYYGPEAIDCNERIVRIHLISLHIMAGNEVEYSQQQELEQFNKALQTLMEIYQDVRNRGGLCPNEPEFRAYYLLSHLRESEVEREIQNLPDYILYNDLVQLAIKFRSLSSQNNIVERGFKNGVGSLNLFVEFFRLVYKETTPFLMACLLETQFNEIRFYALKSMTRGYHTKGKAYDGDTLRAMLGFDTVEQMIKFIEYYDIDVINDHDVILIDLVNKEKLEKKYKINSLSEKPKLSQAFSKQIDKKINRNLAEFINCGKSNENLDLKYTKTANILPSNKKIFSKPRTNSEDVKAGSFADFMNKPSNGGFGAQSPAISGFASSASVFEEKQPAAIHVTMPTNNYQGQPPSFGGQAKTSMELNKVDSTKVSAPNTFQFNISEPPKRDSKVPLVDEKPKVSFNFGQQNQESKASVTRKPDQEPSISKSFSLEPPTETGSQFSNTQVAAPVKNPPTPAAVQVHNKLRDSAKFDEATKHIMNSIVSQTVTEELNKYLPKLIRHQNQQRERSRVINSLSKELYEAFLNEIVFKMATEVKAEAFFIKNIKITYIKKLKEVGNRLRVKQMIIQKRRNELNGIKFGSRSQDNLKRQLSNSSIASSAKRRQVWNETTIDEIVDKRNEIEKLWEPVNFKKFIERLSANLKIKIEVDHIDLKFLIVVENFKINYSKWLVNKLSLKANRQKAIYENHIKNDKINLVLESLPRKEHLNKEFFQNTSFILFECGLLQESDKFLNVEEKLSRDGLILKKILDLVNKYGEYKVQVLIMYWDISHSELNKETIQFHLGMEKLKYSVVSNVIVCDMSETNINEILTEGIDNIANNFNGEFSKRGERKRNVPEFKNPGKDIHVNNDKFKMSEIKMINKAKLDKKYAYLNKHSIINQSLINRSINTNQSLINRSINNQSFSAASNILDTSNITQVGNHSNMSILGGFGQEIIEESTPFGTPKKFVRPHGKVLPKNLQQLIDLTTKVKSKYKA